The Paenibacillus sp. YPG26 genome includes a window with the following:
- a CDS encoding VanZ family protein, giving the protein MRLKRMSFSMLITAMFAAYLYIVVRVILFKFHSIDMEFITQQLWKHLQSPGLILDQLTVRANFIPFHEIMLYWEKASFHALVNFMGNIVIFIPFGMLLPLVFRRMSNPLSRVLLLSFTFSLGLETAQLILAIGTFDVDDLILNTFGGVLGYGVFLLGSKRVSSSH; this is encoded by the coding sequence ATGAGACTTAAGCGCATGAGCTTCAGCATGCTGATCACGGCGATGTTCGCCGCATACCTTTATATCGTAGTAAGAGTTATTCTGTTCAAGTTCCACAGCATTGATATGGAATTCATAACTCAGCAGTTATGGAAGCACCTGCAGAGCCCGGGTTTAATCCTGGACCAATTGACCGTTAGGGCTAATTTCATCCCTTTTCATGAGATTATGCTCTATTGGGAGAAAGCGAGCTTCCACGCCTTAGTTAACTTTATGGGCAACATCGTAATCTTCATCCCTTTCGGAATGCTGCTGCCGCTGGTATTTAGGAGAATGTCAAATCCCCTGTCCAGGGTGCTGCTTCTGTCTTTCACCTTCAGCCTCGGACTGGAGACAGCCCAGCTTATCTTGGCCATAGGCACTTTCGATGTGGACGATCTGATTCTGAACACCTTTGGAGGTGTGCTGGGGTATGGGGTGTTTTTGCTGGGGAGTAAGAGGGTATCCTCTAGCCATTAG
- a CDS encoding DUF3934 family protein produces the protein MSKAKGKGGTGRGTGKKGWNRWQASANKAKSAPKPYKSKGTKNRDSEQPPVNSRDE, from the coding sequence TTGAGCAAAGCTAAAGGCAAGGGCGGAACAGGCAGAGGCACAGGCAAGAAAGGGTGGAACCGGTGGCAGGCAAGTGCCAATAAAGCCAAGAGCGCACCCAAACCCTACAAGAGTAAAGGGACGAAGAACCGGGATAGCGAGCAGCCTCCCGTTAATTCTAGAGATGAATAA
- a CDS encoding manganese catalase family protein, producing the protein MFFHIKELQFRAKPEKPDPVYARKLQEVLGGQFGEMSVMMQYLFQGFNCRADRKYRDMLLDIGTEEIGHVEMLCTMISQLLDGAPADQVEEMAKDPLIAAALGGMNPQHTIVSGMGAMPSDSNGYPWNAKYIVSSGNLLADFRANLNAESQGLLQVVRLYEQTTDPGIRDMLSFMISRDIMHQNQWLAAIEEIEQIDGPIAPASFPREQTVEEATRQFLNFSEGEESSAGRWANGPLPDGTGNFEYVATPPAQGGEPVLMPPADHQHSTPGTGPYIVNKGLLGK; encoded by the coding sequence ATGTTTTTTCACATTAAAGAACTTCAATTTCGTGCAAAACCCGAGAAACCGGATCCCGTATATGCGAGAAAGCTTCAAGAGGTGCTGGGTGGTCAGTTTGGTGAGATGTCCGTAATGATGCAGTATCTGTTCCAAGGCTTCAACTGCCGTGCAGACCGCAAGTACCGGGATATGCTGCTTGATATCGGTACGGAGGAGATCGGGCATGTCGAAATGCTGTGTACGATGATCTCGCAGCTGCTTGATGGAGCGCCGGCGGATCAGGTGGAAGAGATGGCCAAAGATCCACTCATTGCCGCAGCACTGGGCGGGATGAACCCGCAGCATACGATTGTGTCGGGAATGGGAGCTATGCCTAGCGACAGCAACGGCTATCCTTGGAATGCTAAATATATCGTATCGAGCGGGAACCTGCTCGCTGATTTCCGGGCCAACCTGAATGCGGAGTCCCAAGGTCTGCTGCAGGTGGTGCGTCTCTATGAACAGACGACAGACCCGGGTATCCGGGACATGCTGAGCTTCATGATCTCCCGCGATATCATGCACCAGAATCAGTGGCTTGCCGCGATTGAAGAGATTGAGCAGATAGACGGGCCGATTGCGCCGGCTTCCTTCCCGCGTGAGCAGACGGTAGAGGAGGCAACACGCCAATTCCTGAACTTCTCCGAGGGGGAAGAGAGCAGCGCGGGCCGCTGGGCCAACGGGCCGCTGCCGGATGGAACGGGCAACTTCGAGTATGTGGCGACCCCGCCAGCTCAAGGCGGAGAGCCGGTACTGATGCCGCCTGCGGATCATCAGCATTCAACGCCGGGAACCGGTCCTTATATCGTGAACAAAGGACTGCTGGGCAAATAA
- the htpG gene encoding molecular chaperone HtpG, with translation MAKKQFQAESKRLLDMMIHSIYTQKEIFLRELISNASDAIDKMYYRALSDDTLVFNKEDYFVKITADKANRTLTITDTGIGMTPEELENNLGVIAKSGSLAFKNENELKDGHNIIGQFGVGFYSAFMVADVVTVTSRAFGSDEAFQWKSEGADGYTIEPAHKDAPGTEIVLKIKENTEDDQYDEYLDEYRLRSIIKKYSDFIRYPIKMDVTSRQPKEGSDNEFEETVEEQTINSMVPIWRKNKSELTNEDYENFYNEKRYGFDKPLSHIHIKADGAVVYNAILFIPENTPFDYYTKEYEKGLELYSNGVLIMNKCGDLLPDYFSFVKGMVDSEDLSLNISREMLQHDRQLKLIAKNIQSKIKSQLVSLLKDEREKYEKFYTSFGRQLKFGVYNDYGMNKEVLQDLLLFYSSKEKKLVTLDEYVSRMPEDQKYIYYAAGESIERIEKLPQIEVVSDKGYEILYLTDDIDEFALKVIMAYKEKEFKSVSSGDLGIEPEADKEQSESDESVNKELFDSMQGFLTGKVTKVKASKRLKTHPVCLSTEGELTIEMEKILKSMPNGQDVKADKILEINVNHEVFQSLKDAKASSPEKLELYTNLLYNQALLIEGLPVSDPVEFTNNICKIMV, from the coding sequence ATGGCAAAAAAGCAATTTCAAGCTGAATCCAAACGGCTCCTGGACATGATGATCCACTCCATCTATACCCAGAAGGAGATATTCCTCAGAGAGCTTATTTCCAATGCAAGTGATGCTATTGATAAGATGTACTACCGTGCGCTAAGCGATGACACGCTGGTGTTCAATAAGGAAGATTACTTCGTCAAGATTACGGCGGACAAGGCGAACCGGACGCTCACGATCACCGATACAGGCATCGGGATGACGCCGGAGGAGCTGGAGAACAACCTGGGCGTAATCGCGAAGAGCGGTTCACTTGCGTTCAAGAACGAGAATGAGCTGAAGGACGGGCATAACATCATCGGCCAGTTCGGGGTTGGGTTCTATTCGGCCTTCATGGTAGCTGATGTAGTCACCGTAACAAGCCGTGCTTTTGGCAGCGATGAAGCTTTCCAGTGGAAGTCCGAAGGGGCGGACGGATATACGATTGAGCCGGCCCATAAGGATGCGCCGGGAACCGAAATCGTGCTGAAGATCAAGGAGAACACCGAGGACGATCAGTATGATGAATATTTGGACGAGTACCGCCTAAGAAGCATCATCAAGAAGTATTCCGACTTCATCCGGTATCCGATCAAGATGGATGTGACTTCCCGCCAGCCTAAGGAAGGCAGTGACAACGAGTTCGAGGAGACGGTGGAGGAACAGACCATTAACAGCATGGTTCCGATCTGGCGCAAAAATAAGAGCGAGCTGACGAACGAGGATTACGAGAATTTCTACAATGAGAAGCGGTATGGCTTCGACAAGCCGCTGTCTCATATTCATATCAAGGCAGACGGGGCTGTAGTCTATAACGCCATCCTCTTCATTCCGGAGAATACGCCATTCGATTACTATACGAAGGAATATGAGAAGGGCCTGGAGCTGTACTCGAACGGCGTACTCATTATGAACAAATGCGGGGATCTGCTGCCGGACTACTTCAGCTTCGTAAAAGGAATGGTCGATTCTGAAGACCTGTCTCTCAACATATCCCGGGAAATGCTGCAGCATGACCGTCAGCTAAAGCTGATTGCGAAGAACATTCAAAGCAAGATCAAGAGCCAGCTGGTCAGCCTGCTTAAGGATGAGCGCGAGAAATATGAGAAGTTCTATACTTCTTTTGGCCGTCAGCTGAAGTTCGGGGTCTATAACGATTATGGCATGAATAAGGAAGTGCTGCAGGACCTGCTCCTGTTCTACTCTTCCAAGGAGAAGAAGCTGGTCACTCTGGATGAATACGTCTCCAGAATGCCTGAGGATCAGAAATATATCTACTATGCCGCCGGGGAGTCTATTGAGCGGATTGAGAAGCTTCCGCAGATTGAAGTGGTCTCCGACAAGGGATATGAGATCCTGTATTTGACTGACGATATCGATGAGTTCGCGCTCAAGGTGATTATGGCGTATAAGGAGAAGGAATTTAAATCAGTCTCCAGCGGCGACCTGGGAATTGAGCCCGAAGCGGATAAGGAGCAGTCTGAATCCGATGAGAGTGTGAACAAGGAGCTGTTTGACTCCATGCAGGGCTTCCTGACCGGTAAAGTAACCAAGGTCAAGGCCTCCAAGCGGCTCAAGACCCATCCGGTATGCTTGTCTACCGAAGGGGAGTTGACCATCGAGATGGAGAAAATCCTGAAATCCATGCCAAATGGCCAGGATGTGAAGGCGGACAAGATCCTCGAGATTAACGTGAATCACGAGGTGTTCCAGTCTCTGAAGGACGCCAAGGCCAGCAGTCCGGAGAAGCTCGAGCTGTACACGAACCTGCTGTACAATCAGGCCCTTCTAATCGAAGGACTGCCGGTTAGCGATCCAGTTGAATTCACGAATAACATCTGCAAGATTATGGTGTAA
- a CDS encoding restriction endonuclease-like protein, with product MALPHTGSLRQSAELLRIETNWFNLYIQGKPYHPAVESLQLHRTEEGTWVDTAFQVTSLSKELYIEKVSVFTPGSEDLSPWQTGDQSYPVFFETQSYELVIEKKQDIALTFHHENVYVRQAIKPLGKTILSGILNFQNEVGLTDLELRLNGQSIFQLQLEIFPSKMDYKRDYQMILNDVNQQIYNLSFDFLRKTYNLTGLKETRNQSLTEFFTILQHVFEQLVQAVERIKSAPHSKLEKENRIVEAARAKRMGKENISFLTKRPHLLVSDEKLGFISLNNQSYYPSHALESKRQINYDTAENRFVRWVLIRISKKLLTLKVRLMEKGRLQDPLLAKRLESMQAQLRRLLQHDFLNVGEMKQLSISLVLQMAPGYREVYRSYLMLMKGLSIQSELFRLSMKDLAQLYEYWCFLKIHDLLSRKYELLKQDIIKVNRTGVFVTLDKSQKAKMVYRNPRNGEVFTLYYNSLPKGDHSQTLGQKPDNVLTLKKNESQVEYKYIFDAKYRLNPAYEGTSYFEKYKLPGPEEEDINTMHRYRDAIVYGEATSGEIERSMFGAYVLFPYHDEAQYKDHRFYKSIELINVGAFPFLPNSTELMESFLDEIVMDSPEKAYERSTRPRGTQNYYENKILGKNVLVGSLREVAQLESALRDGFYHMPLENISDHTILTQLEYVALYQSRGQFSSTGEMGINWYGRIADWKVLRRREITERPARRGTEEKLYVKFTIEKWMKRDKPIVSGGRGIYKVLYTSKYMFDRALEIAELRLETDEDLAQWREQRRLGTVKVKLDHDQVDLASRVLGVNLKE from the coding sequence ATGGCTTTACCTCATACTGGCTCTCTTAGACAAAGTGCTGAATTACTTCGTATAGAGACAAATTGGTTTAATCTATATATTCAGGGTAAGCCGTATCATCCGGCAGTAGAATCTTTGCAGCTGCATAGAACCGAGGAAGGAACTTGGGTAGATACTGCCTTTCAGGTGACTTCGCTATCTAAGGAGCTATATATAGAGAAGGTATCAGTTTTCACACCAGGCTCCGAAGATTTATCGCCCTGGCAGACAGGTGACCAGAGTTATCCTGTTTTCTTCGAGACTCAATCTTATGAACTGGTTATTGAGAAGAAGCAGGATATAGCATTAACTTTTCACCACGAGAATGTATATGTACGTCAAGCCATTAAGCCTTTAGGAAAAACGATACTTTCTGGCATTTTGAACTTTCAAAATGAAGTTGGACTGACAGATTTAGAGCTAAGATTAAATGGGCAGTCTATTTTCCAGCTTCAGCTTGAGATCTTTCCATCCAAAATGGATTATAAGCGAGATTACCAGATGATACTTAACGATGTGAATCAGCAGATCTATAATCTCTCTTTTGATTTTCTGCGAAAGACTTATAATCTTACAGGCTTAAAAGAGACTCGTAATCAGAGTCTTACGGAGTTTTTCACGATTTTACAGCATGTATTTGAGCAGCTAGTTCAAGCGGTAGAGCGGATAAAGTCTGCCCCTCATTCTAAGTTAGAGAAAGAGAATCGGATTGTCGAAGCAGCTAGAGCTAAGAGGATGGGTAAAGAGAATATATCCTTTTTAACGAAACGTCCTCACCTGCTGGTTTCAGACGAGAAGCTTGGCTTCATTTCTTTGAACAATCAGAGTTATTACCCTAGTCACGCGCTGGAATCCAAGAGACAAATCAACTACGATACTGCCGAGAATCGCTTTGTTCGGTGGGTGCTGATCCGTATTTCCAAAAAGCTCTTAACTCTGAAAGTAAGATTAATGGAAAAGGGACGTCTGCAAGACCCTTTGCTAGCAAAGCGACTAGAATCTATGCAGGCACAATTACGGCGCCTACTGCAGCACGACTTTCTAAACGTTGGAGAAATGAAGCAGCTCTCGATCTCTTTGGTCTTACAAATGGCGCCAGGTTACCGGGAAGTGTACCGGAGTTATCTGATGCTCATGAAGGGCCTGTCCATCCAAAGTGAGTTATTCCGCCTGTCTATGAAGGATTTGGCTCAGCTATATGAGTATTGGTGTTTCCTCAAGATTCATGATCTTCTTAGTCGTAAATATGAGCTTCTTAAACAAGATATTATTAAGGTCAATCGCACTGGGGTCTTTGTGACCTTGGATAAATCGCAAAAGGCGAAGATGGTATATCGTAATCCCAGAAATGGTGAGGTATTTACGCTCTACTACAACTCGTTACCTAAAGGCGATCATAGTCAGACGCTCGGTCAAAAGCCTGACAATGTGCTTACTCTGAAGAAAAATGAATCCCAGGTGGAATATAAATATATTTTTGATGCCAAGTATCGCTTGAACCCGGCCTATGAAGGAACATCTTACTTCGAGAAATACAAGCTGCCCGGTCCCGAGGAAGAGGATATTAACACTATGCATCGTTACAGAGATGCAATTGTATATGGTGAGGCCACGAGTGGAGAGATTGAGAGAAGCATGTTCGGCGCCTATGTATTGTTCCCTTACCATGATGAGGCACAGTACAAAGATCACCGATTCTATAAGAGTATTGAATTAATCAATGTAGGGGCTTTTCCATTCTTACCTAACTCAACGGAATTGATGGAATCTTTCTTGGATGAAATAGTTATGGATAGTCCTGAGAAGGCTTATGAGCGCTCTACTAGGCCACGTGGAACCCAGAATTATTATGAGAATAAAATACTAGGGAAAAACGTTCTTGTAGGTTCGCTTAGAGAAGTTGCCCAGTTAGAGTCAGCTTTGAGGGACGGATTCTACCATATGCCTCTAGAGAATATCTCTGATCATACCATTCTGACACAGTTAGAATATGTAGCTCTCTATCAATCTAGAGGTCAATTCTCATCTACAGGGGAAATGGGTATTAACTGGTACGGAAGAATTGCGGACTGGAAAGTGCTCAGACGTAGAGAAATTACAGAAAGACCAGCAAGGCGAGGGACTGAAGAGAAGCTATATGTGAAATTCACTATTGAGAAATGGATGAAGCGGGACAAACCGATTGTTTCCGGTGGACGAGGGATATACAAGGTTCTGTATACGTCTAAGTATATGTTTGATCGAGCTCTGGAAATTGCTGAGCTAAGGCTTGAGACAGACGAGGACTTAGCGCAGTGGCGTGAGCAAAGGCGTTTGGGAACAGTGAAAGTGAAATTGGATCACGACCAAGTGGACTTGGCTAGTCGAGTATTGGGAGTGAATTTGAAAGAGTAG
- a CDS encoding amino acid permease: MESKQQLNRGLKPRHIELIALGGTIGVGLFMGSASTIKWAGPSVLLAYLLVGIIMFFVMRIMGEMLILEPLTGSFATFAHKYISPMAGFLTAWSYWFFWVTVGMAEVTAIGVYVGYWFPDVPQWIPALIGVGIIAAANLAAVKFYGEFEFWFALIKVVAIVFMLVIGTGMIFFGLGNGGQPIGLSNLYSHGGFFAGGLQGFLFALCIVTAAYQGVELVGITAGEAENPKQTLRKAIKNIIWRILIFYVGAIFIIVTLYPWNQVGEIGSPFVLTFAKVGIVAAAGIINFVVLTAAMSGCNSGIYSAGRMLYTLAKNGQAPKFFGKLSKSGVPRNSIITTISMLLLGVLFNYLMPNSKLFLYIYSASVLPGMVPWFALAFSQFKFRKKWKNEMGAHPFKSRFFPVSNYITIIFLCLVIIGMWFNPDTRTSLIVGIVFITIVIAGYYVFRMGKRERVEETDEA; encoded by the coding sequence TTGGAATCAAAACAACAGTTAAACAGAGGCCTGAAGCCTAGGCATATCGAGCTGATCGCGCTTGGGGGCACGATTGGTGTGGGCTTGTTCATGGGGTCGGCTAGTACGATCAAATGGGCGGGGCCGTCCGTGCTGCTGGCCTATCTTCTGGTCGGCATTATTATGTTTTTTGTGATGCGGATCATGGGGGAAATGCTGATACTTGAACCGCTGACGGGTTCATTTGCTACATTTGCCCATAAGTATATCAGCCCAATGGCTGGCTTCTTGACCGCATGGAGCTACTGGTTCTTCTGGGTTACGGTAGGTATGGCGGAAGTGACCGCAATCGGAGTATATGTGGGCTATTGGTTCCCGGATGTTCCACAGTGGATTCCAGCCTTGATCGGCGTGGGCATTATTGCGGCAGCCAATCTGGCCGCGGTGAAATTCTATGGGGAATTTGAATTCTGGTTCGCGCTTATCAAGGTGGTTGCGATCGTCTTTATGCTCGTGATTGGAACGGGAATGATCTTTTTTGGTCTTGGAAATGGCGGCCAACCGATTGGATTGTCGAATCTTTACAGCCATGGTGGCTTTTTTGCCGGAGGGCTTCAAGGGTTCCTGTTCGCGCTCTGTATTGTCACGGCGGCCTATCAGGGGGTTGAACTGGTAGGAATTACAGCGGGTGAAGCGGAGAATCCGAAGCAGACTCTTCGCAAAGCAATCAAGAATATCATCTGGCGTATTCTGATCTTTTATGTGGGCGCGATCTTCATCATCGTGACGCTCTATCCGTGGAATCAGGTTGGTGAGATTGGCAGCCCGTTCGTGCTGACTTTTGCCAAGGTGGGGATTGTGGCGGCTGCAGGAATCATTAACTTCGTGGTGCTGACCGCCGCGATGTCCGGATGTAACAGCGGGATCTACAGTGCGGGAAGAATGCTGTATACGTTGGCCAAGAACGGACAAGCTCCGAAGTTCTTCGGCAAATTGTCCAAGAGCGGAGTGCCTAGAAACAGTATTATCACGACCATTTCCATGCTGCTGCTCGGTGTACTGTTCAATTACCTGATGCCGAACTCGAAGCTGTTCTTGTATATTTACAGTGCGAGCGTGCTTCCGGGCATGGTACCGTGGTTCGCTCTCGCATTCAGTCAATTCAAGTTCAGGAAGAAATGGAAGAACGAGATGGGGGCCCATCCATTCAAGTCCCGGTTCTTCCCGGTCAGCAATTACATCACCATTATCTTCTTGTGCCTCGTCATCATCGGGATGTGGTTCAATCCGGATACCCGGACGTCCCTGATCGTCGGCATCGTGTTCATTACGATCGTGATTGCCGGATACTATGTATTCCGCATGGGTAAGCGGGAGAGAGTGGAAGAAACGGACGAAGCTTAA
- a CDS encoding YjcZ family sporulation protein — MFTSTGAILVLFILLVIITRSFVL, encoded by the coding sequence ATGTTCACTTCTACAGGAGCAATCTTGGTTCTGTTCATTTTGCTGGTTATCATTACTCGTTCTTTCGTCCTGTAA